Sequence from the Mixophyes fleayi isolate aMixFle1 chromosome 4, aMixFle1.hap1, whole genome shotgun sequence genome:
TATTTGCAAAGGGCGCTCTTTTTATGGTGCTAATGCTGCTCCTATTAAAGGTTTGAATATATGCTACAGTATGTGGAAGCGCAAATAGCTAACCAATAGGAGCTGAGTGGGTGAATAGCTGACAAAACTCCTTTTAATGTGGTGGCAAAAAGCCAATGTAGGAATGTAAAATGTTATAGCCGCTCTTGCAGACTATTTAGGGCAGCGGAGACCATGAAGATGGATCCTGGTACTGACCCTAGCTCTAAAAATTACTTCTTACCCTGTCAGTATTCTTTGTGCTGACGACCGGTCCTCCATTCTCCATGCGGTGTTCGTCTGATCTATTCCTCCCGGCATTGTTCTCCAAGCGGGTAGTAGTATCAGGTGACCTGCAGCTGAACCGCAGACGTCATCGGATAACTTCCGGCACATGATATGGTTCAGCACACGTGATATCACCAACGCGTTTGGTGAAGATTTTACATGCAAAGTTTTTACATgcaaaaatagaatatatataattgATGTCATAACTTGTTGATTAGAACAATATTTAATATAGAAAGTATTATTTTCTAAAGTTATTGTTGACTAACTTATTCTCCATTAATAATAtgctatttgtaaaaaaaaaaattcagtaggTCATTATTTAAACTTCAAAAGAATTTTTTCAAACACTGTCTTCTCTAAAGACTACTTACAGGAAACACAAGAGATCCTCAGTGATGTCTCCACGGAGTAACCAGCTCACTTAAGATGTCTCAGATGATGTATAAGACAATGCTGCAGCAAAGTGTTGTAAACAGAGCATCATATCTGTATTCTGCATCATAACTAACAGAGAAGTCTGTTCTGAAAGTTTATCCAGGTGAGTGAATAAATCCTAAATTACTAGACTTCTGTTATTTTCAGTGTTAGCTTGAATATAGTTGGATAGAGTGAAAACCATATTCATCTATTTCTTGTTTTAAAGTCTAATGTCATCGGGCACCACATCAATATCTCAGACACACTCATGTGAGAAAAACATTGCTATGAATCTTGTGTTTTCCAAATTAATGAGAACTGTCCCAGTTACTGGTTTGGAAATTGATCACAGTCAGTGGCCATTTATTTTAGTAGTCATTTTATGGGCAGAATATAATGGATAgatgtttttgcaaatattaatgcattttatttaattgaCATCTCTAACAACCATTGGACTGAGGCCTATTGGAAGCTTCAAGGCTTTAAGGACCTCATCTCCTGATGAAAGCACCTGAGCGCCTTAAcaattatatttatctatatctctAACTATAGTCCTCAACAGTTAgcaaataaaagtattttctttAAATTACTAATTGAACATTTCCTCTGACCTGTTTATTCCACAATGGTTACATACATTTCATGTCAACAAATCATGCTgaattttatttaattctttttttaaaaatgttacccaaacagatgaaatataaatgtattttagggGTACCATGCAActgataaatttatttatatcagTCGGATGACAAAGACTGTgaagccagagccggatttagacctcatggggccctaggcaagatgctggtttggggccccctccctgaaaaaatccatagcactatagttttttagcataacatatacccctatttaggtgctggctggcagactttaacctgaggggggcaagcacatagcacttgCCCATAAGTAGccgcccatttttaaagggtggtttcACCgctggccctgggagggccctctggcgaccactgggccctaggcaattgcctaggttgcctagtgggaaatccggccctgtgtgaaGCTTTTCCTGTTACTTTTTCGGTCCTTATTTTTTTGGAAAGAGAGCTTGCAAGAGACTTGAGGGTCTATGTACATAAATAGAGCTCCAGTTTGTGGGGTGTAATCAGGAACAGAGCAGTGTAATATGTAAGAGTTGTTTCTTATATACAACAAAGCTTTGTTCCAAAACATGTACAGAGGATTGTGCAGCACAGAGGTAAATGTCATTGCAATGAGTACATGCTGTAGCTACAACCTGACATCTTCTCTGGCATTTCCCCCACAAGACTGCCACACTAAGATGCAAAGAGGAACGTGGGTCCTTGTACTAATTCAAATATGGAGGgatgaaaatatattattttttctttttttaacacaacactaattattaaaacattaatatatatatatatatatatatatatatatatatatagtacctaACGTTTAGGGATGGTTATTATCTGGACATTTTAGTATCATTGTTTATTAACATGTTCTGTTCTAGGGCAATGAGTCCCTTAAGCTGGAGTTggggtcaatatatatatatatatatatatatatatatatatatattatgttctaTTTGAAATGATTTTAATCGATCCTATGcttcttaaaaaatttcaattgtAACCAGataaatatagaaatgtattCTGTAGCATTCATTTGTGCGGAAAAAAACGTTCCATTTATTCATCAGAGGCAGTGACATTTGACATAAGACACAAAAATCACACCGCACTCAATTAGAGGTACAATGTTTGGGGTCCCCATAAACTTTACTTATATATAGTTGGGGAAATAAAGGTAACAACAGTAGTGTGATATGATGAGTTATCGCTGGGTATGATATCTTATGCTTCTCCTTCAGGACTTGTTCAAGTAATGAATGAGAACAATGTCTCTTATGTCTTTCTCTTCGGATTTCCAAATCTTCACAACTTCAATAGTCTATTGTTTGTGTTACTGTTCATCATTTACTGTATCACCATGTGCGGtaatgttattatcattattttagtTTCAATTAGCAAAAATCTTCATTCTCCAATGTATTTCTTCATCACACAAGTGTCTTTACTGGACATTCTGATGACTTCGAACATTCTCCCTAACTTACTTTACATTGTACTGCATGACGGTGGCACCATGTCTCTGGATGCCTGTTTATCACAGTTTTTTGTGTTTGCTAACTCAGAGACATCAGAGTGTCTGATCCTAACAGTGATGTCTTATGACCGATATGTGGCTATCTGTAACCCACTGCGTTATGGCTCTATAATCAACAAACGGTTTTGTGTAATGTCTATCATTGGATCTTGGGTGTTAAGTTTCTTGATGGTTTTGATGAATGAAATAGATATGTGCAAATTAGACTTCTGTGGACCATATGTTATTGATCATTTCTTCTGTGATTTCCCTCCTATTCTAGAGCTTTCTTGTTCAGATACTTCACTTATACAAATACAGGCATCTTTATTcggcattattatcatcatatgtCCATTCACAATCATCATTGTTTCTTATGTGTATATCATCACCACCATCCTAAACATCCAGTCCCTCAGTGGAAGacagaaagccttctccacctgcagcTCCCACCTGACTGTTGTGTCTATATTCTATGGGTCTCTCTTTTTTGTATATATGGTTCCAAGCAAAGGACAATTCTTAACCACGAGCAAGACATTGTCACTGCTTTACACTGTGGTATCACCATTGCTTAACCCATTCATATACAGCCTGAGGAATAAAGACTTCAAGCAAGCTTTGGAAAAATTGAAGAAAAATttgaatttaattaatttatatcaATAACAGATCAGGTACGAGTAACAATAATTGGTGTGATTACACATACGCAGACCCTGCTTTTGTCTCCTCTGATATTCAGCCATGGGCTTATGAGTTATTCTTTCCACCTCATCTCCCTGTTATTTTGGGCTCCTGTGCCTTTTGCTAATTTGTCAGATCTCCTTGTCCTTCAGCCTGCTCAGTTGAGGATTAGCTCCCTGCAGTTACCTGACTAACCTGGCTATCCAGAAACCTTATCTCTGAAGTCATCTATCAAAcatggaaaaccagagtctccagcttccgagcttaacctggcaatccagaAACCGTATATATGCAGTCTTCTGtttaacttggaaaaccagaacTTTACTTGGAAATCCAGATAGATTTACTAGTTCTATCTGCATCATCTCCAACCGGTCTCACTTGGTGCCCACCCAGAGAACTGCAACCTTCTGCGCTgaagcagctaagaccaaacctcttTGTGGTGTTCCCTTTTGAATACCTTCATCCTGTTAGATCCCGCATCTTCGTGGTAGGCAATACTGAACCACTCATATTGCAAAGGATCTGAAAAGTCTTACCTTTAATGTGATAATTGTATAAGACCCTGTGCTAATGAAATTCACAGCTGCTTGTCTAGAATACTATTTGTCAAGAGACATAGATATCATTGTGAGATCTAGAATGCAAAGGATGTGTACATTAGGGTAGGGCTGACAAATTTTTgcccggggagcaagactcaGCTCATCAgcctaataggaacattttaaatgaagaggaagtttctactctcttctcatcttccttctctacctcctgtcctctttatCTAacaccctcacaaattggtatgtccctgtctacTGTGCTCAtgccacctctaactaaaatctgtaatctctctctcactctactggtatttttccatcactattcaagcatgcagtgattactcctatttggaaaaaaaaaattctgacccaaacgctCTCTCatattaccaccccatctctcagctcccatgcccttcCAAGAGTgtagagaattgcctacactcgccttagACACTtttttacagcaaacaacctaccggattctcttcagtctggcatgcactctcaacactccacagagactgcactgaccaaggttttcaatgatttgatcacagcaaaaactgaaagccattactctctcctaattctcctggatctttaTTCTGCATTtgacactctctcctcatacaaatgctacaatccctatgtcttaaaggcactgtcctatcctggttctcatcctatctatctaatcgctctttcagtgttaatttctctggttccacctctgctctgcttcttttatcagttggagtaccacaaagctcagttctaggtcctctgctattctctatctacaccacttctcttggaaaactaataagctcctttggaattcagtatcatctctatgcggatgatacacaaatctatctatgtTTTCCTGATCTCTCATTACCTGTGTTGTCTCGTGTGCCTGACTGTCTTACTGCCATTTAATCTTGGATGTCTCCTCACcaattcaaactcaatctttcaaaaactgaaatattaatattcccacccaaaaacagaagtttcctgcctgacatttctatttctgttgataacatgaccataactCCCTCCCTGCAAGCTTGCtgcttaggtgtaatccttgacccTCAACTATCGTTTATTGCCCACATCGACTCTAAgttatgttacatacatctaaagaacatttccagaatacgcatatatctcacaaaagacattgcaaaaaccttagttcatgcactcatcttctctctcatcgactattgcaattccctccttactggttttcccaaaatcagacttgaacccctacaatctattttgcaagcagcggaaagattgatttttcttgcaaacagtccttcctctgctgagccgctctgtcagtctctacactggatGCCtctttttcaacgaatccaatataaaattctcctCACTTCTCTCTAAATATCTCACAACTCTataactccattctgcacaagatctgcgtctctcttccactctcattgaagtatttatgtgTGGACATTGGTGCATACTGTACACAAGGAGGAATTgtttcatttcttttttattacaatatttttttacaggCTCTTTCTCATATTGGTTTTAATACAATGTATATTGTGGttataaattttgttttttataatagtTCATATGAAtaaattttctatttgttttatgtACAAGGAATGTGACCATTATTGTTTTTTGCCAAATAAAAGTGCAGtcactatacattttattttctgattcTTTCAATACTTTGAGATTACCACTATCTCGTGCGACAGTAGCTGCCATTTGGTATATCTTTCACAGCGCCTATAGGAACATTGTGTTTGAGGGTGGTTTAGAGTGGAGTTTTGACATTTTGCCCCACTGTACCCCACATATAGTGACATTCTTTATTTTGatgtttgaaaacccatctcttcagacaagcttatgatattcctcagccagcatcttaatctccataggttaccctattaccaccctctacacagctaacacaagacaacaaccctctgaccaacattgctgtgtgactgatcatgtgactgatcacacagcctactcaatacttttacctttgcattctagctggtccattgtgcaatgtGATGCAGAACGttcccttgtgtatcaaactctcattgtcccatagattgtaagcttgtgagcagggttctcttacctctctgtctgtatgtattactcagtattgttttattaatgtttgttccccatTGTAATTGTGTGTTATGGAacttactggcactatataaataaatgttgattatgattctaaaagaaaaataatgcaggtggcccagtgacccagccaaaggtcCAGCCAGTCAGCAGATAACCCTCTGCCccaagcccagccagcccctggtgcaCATTCAAGTAATACATTAATAAAGACTGTATATGTATTTGCATAAACACTAGAGATGAGAGGTTCGGGTTACTTGAAATATGATGAAATCTTAAGTTGGGGAAATTAGTGAAATCGATTTCTCGGTTTCTCGTCCCAAACTCGGAACTCTAAAGAAGGCAAAAGTGTTAGGACTGTGGTTATAGATCAACTTTTAGAACCAGgctaacagaggtcttcacctttagcagcctcctttccTGTCGAACTGATATT
This genomic interval carries:
- the LOC142150446 gene encoding olfactory receptor 5J3-like, translated to MISYASPSGLVQVMNENNVSYVFLFGFPNLHNFNSLLFVLLFIIYCITMCGNVIIIILVSISKNLHSPMYFFITQVSLLDILMTSNILPNLLYIVLHDGGTMSLDACLSQFFVFANSETSECLILTVMSYDRYVAICNPLRYGSIINKRFCVMSIIGSWVLSFLMVLMNEIDMCKLDFCGPYVIDHFFCDFPPILELSCSDTSLIQIQASLFGIIIIICPFTIIIVSYVYIITTILNIQSLSGRQKAFSTCSSHLTVVSIFYGSLFFVYMVPSKGQFLTTSKTLSLLYTVVSPLLNPFIYSLRNKDFKQALEKLKKNLNLINLYQ